One Halioglobus japonicus DNA segment encodes these proteins:
- the rplO gene encoding 50S ribosomal protein L15, protein MRLNTLSPAPGARKDSKRVGRGIGSGYGKTAGRGHKGQKSRSGGSVRPGFEGGQMPLQKRLPKYGFTSRIARTTAQIRLGELNAVEAEVIDLEALKAADLVKQNVTRARVFLSGELSKAVTVKGLAVTKGAREAIEKAGGKIED, encoded by the coding sequence ATGCGACTGAATACCCTGAGCCCCGCCCCGGGTGCTCGGAAAGACAGCAAGCGCGTTGGCCGCGGCATTGGCTCCGGTTACGGCAAAACTGCCGGCCGTGGTCACAAAGGTCAGAAGTCTCGTTCCGGCGGCAGTGTTCGCCCCGGTTTCGAGGGTGGCCAGATGCCCCTGCAGAAGCGCCTGCCCAAGTACGGTTTCACCTCACGCATCGCGCGCACTACTGCGCAGATCCGTCTGGGTGAGCTGAATGCAGTAGAAGCTGAAGTGATCGATCTGGAAGCCCTGAAGGCTGCCGACCTGGTCAAGCAGAACGTAACCCGCGCTCGTGTTTTCCTGTCAGGTGAACTGAGCAAGGCCGTTACGGTCAAAGGCCTTGCGGTCACCAAAGGTGCCCGCGAAGCTATCGAAAAAGCTGGCGGAAAGATCGAGGACTAA
- the rpmC gene encoding 50S ribosomal protein L29 codes for MKASELREKSVEDLNKQLLDLREEQFKLRMQSSTGQLGQTHLLKQNQRDIARVKTVLTQKAGN; via the coding sequence ATGAAAGCTAGCGAATTGCGTGAAAAGTCCGTAGAGGACCTGAACAAGCAGCTGCTCGACCTGCGTGAAGAGCAGTTCAAACTGCGTATGCAGTCGTCCACTGGTCAGCTGGGGCAGACTCACCTGCTCAAGCAGAACCAGCGCGACATCGCACGCGTTAAGACTGTACTTACACAGAAGGCAGGTAACTAA
- the rpsE gene encoding 30S ribosomal protein S5, producing the protein MAFNDQKKQQQTEGDLQEKLVQVNRVAKVVKGGRIFGFTALTVVGDGNGKVGFGRGKAREVPVAIQKAMEAARRNMIQVELNNGTIQYPVTATHGASKVYMQPASEGTGVIAGGAMRAVLEIAGVHNVLAKAYGSTNPVNVVRATFNGLRDMAAPEDVAAKRGKSVEEILN; encoded by the coding sequence ATGGCTTTTAACGACCAGAAAAAGCAGCAGCAGACCGAAGGCGATCTCCAGGAGAAGCTGGTACAGGTCAACCGCGTAGCTAAAGTAGTTAAAGGTGGCCGTATCTTCGGTTTCACCGCACTGACTGTAGTAGGCGATGGCAACGGCAAAGTTGGCTTCGGCCGTGGCAAGGCGCGCGAAGTGCCTGTTGCGATCCAGAAAGCAATGGAAGCTGCCCGTCGCAACATGATCCAGGTAGAGCTGAACAACGGCACTATCCAGTACCCTGTAACCGCCACCCACGGCGCTTCCAAGGTTTACATGCAGCCTGCATCTGAAGGTACCGGTGTTATCGCCGGTGGTGCGATGCGCGCCGTGCTGGAAATCGCGGGTGTACACAACGTACTGGCCAAGGCCTACGGCTCCACCAATCCGGTGAACGTGGTTCGCGCAACCTTTAATGGCCTGCGTGATATGGCTGCTCCCGAAGACGTTGCTGCCAAGCGCGGCAAGTCTGTCGAAGAAATTTTGAACTAA
- the rplN gene encoding 50S ribosomal protein L14 produces the protein MIQTQSYLEVADNSGARRVMCIKVLGGSKRRYARVGDLIKVTVKEAIPRGKVKKGQVMTAVVVRTKKGVRRNDGSLIKFDDNAAVLLNTQEAPIGTRIFGPVTRELRGEKFMKIISLAPEVI, from the coding sequence ATGATTCAGACACAGTCGTATTTGGAAGTCGCAGACAACAGCGGCGCACGTCGTGTGATGTGCATCAAGGTGCTGGGTGGTTCCAAGCGTCGTTACGCGCGCGTCGGCGACCTGATCAAGGTTACCGTTAAGGAAGCTATCCCCCGCGGTAAGGTCAAGAAGGGTCAGGTAATGACTGCTGTAGTTGTACGCACCAAGAAAGGTGTTCGTCGCAACGATGGCTCCCTGATCAAGTTTGACGATAACGCCGCAGTACTGCTGAACACCCAGGAAGCGCCTATCGGTACCCGTATCTTCGGCCCGGTAACTCGCGAACTGCGCGGCGAAAAGTTCATGAAGATTATTTCCCTGGCCCCTGAAGTAATTTAA
- the rpsS gene encoding 30S ribosomal protein S19, whose amino-acid sequence MPRSLKKGPFIDLHLMKKVETALESNDRRPIKTWSRRSMVSPDMVGLTIAVHNGRQHVPVLINEDMVGHKLGEFAVTRTFKGHIVDKKAKR is encoded by the coding sequence GTGCCGCGTTCACTTAAAAAAGGTCCTTTTATCGACCTGCACCTGATGAAGAAGGTAGAAACTGCGCTTGAAAGCAACGATCGTCGTCCGATCAAGACCTGGTCGCGCCGTTCAATGGTTTCTCCGGACATGGTTGGTCTGACTATCGCCGTACACAACGGCCGTCAGCACGTACCTGTACTGATTAACGAAGACATGGTTGGCCACAAGCTGGGCGAGTTCGCAGTAACTCGTACCTTCAAGGGCCATATCGTAGACAAGAAGGCGAAGCGCTAA
- the rpsK gene encoding 30S ribosomal protein S11, producing MAKPGAKGTRKKITKTVVDGIAHVHASFNNTIITITDRQGNTLSWATAGGSGFRGSRKSTPFAAQVAAERAGEAAKEYGLKNLDVQVKGPGPGRESAVRALNACGYKISNITDVTPIPHNGCRPPKKRRV from the coding sequence ATGGCGAAGCCAGGTGCCAAAGGCACTCGTAAGAAAATCACCAAGACTGTTGTCGACGGTATCGCGCACGTACACGCGTCCTTCAACAACACCATCATCACTATCACTGACCGTCAGGGCAACACCCTGAGCTGGGCTACCGCTGGTGGCTCCGGTTTCCGTGGTTCTCGCAAAAGCACCCCGTTCGCTGCCCAGGTTGCAGCTGAGCGCGCCGGTGAAGCGGCCAAGGAATACGGTCTGAAGAATCTGGACGTGCAAGTTAAAGGCCCCGGCCCTGGTCGTGAGTCTGCCGTACGTGCACTGAATGCCTGTGGTTACAAGATCAGCAACATCACCGATGTTACACCGATCCCCCACAACGGCTGCCGTCCGCCCAAGAAACGTCGCGTATAA
- the rplR gene encoding 50S ribosomal protein L18, whose product MSAKNDSRLRRARRARARMRTLGVNRLSVHRTPRHIYAQVIAPEGDKVLASASTLDAELRKNATGNTDAAAAVGKLVAERAKAAGIEQVAFDRAGYKYHGRVKALADAARESGLEF is encoded by the coding sequence ATGAGTGCAAAGAATGATTCAAGGTTGCGTCGCGCACGTCGCGCTCGCGCCCGTATGCGTACCCTGGGTGTTAACCGCCTGAGCGTGCACCGTACTCCTCGGCATATCTATGCCCAGGTGATTGCACCGGAAGGTGACAAGGTACTGGCCAGCGCTTCTACCCTGGACGCTGAACTGCGTAAGAACGCCACTGGCAATACTGACGCCGCTGCCGCCGTAGGCAAGCTGGTTGCAGAGCGTGCCAAGGCTGCAGGCATCGAGCAGGTTGCCTTCGATCGCGCAGGTTACAAGTATCACGGCCGCGTCAAGGCTCTCGCCGACGCCGCACGTGAAAGTGGACTGGAATTCTAA
- the rpsC gene encoding 30S ribosomal protein S3, with the protein MGQKVHPVGIRLGIVKDHNSIWYADSKNYSKQLITDLEVREYIEKALEHASVSRVVIERPAQTARITIHTARPGIVIGKKGEDVDALRKELTKKMGVPVHINIEEIRKPDLDAKLVAQNVAQQLERRVMFRRAMKRVVQNAMRQGAEGIKIQVGGRLGGAEIARTEWYREGRVPLHTLRADIDYATYEASTTYGIIGVKVWIFKGEVIGGEEAAEKKSATN; encoded by the coding sequence ATGGGTCAGAAAGTACATCCCGTCGGTATCCGCCTGGGTATTGTTAAAGACCATAACTCTATCTGGTACGCCGACAGCAAGAACTACTCCAAGCAGTTGATTACTGATCTGGAGGTGCGTGAGTACATCGAGAAGGCACTGGAGCACGCTTCCGTGAGCCGTGTTGTTATCGAGCGCCCCGCACAGACTGCTCGCATTACCATCCACACTGCCCGTCCCGGTATCGTGATTGGTAAGAAGGGTGAAGATGTCGACGCTCTGCGCAAGGAACTCACCAAGAAGATGGGTGTGCCCGTGCACATCAACATCGAAGAGATTCGCAAGCCGGATCTGGACGCCAAGCTGGTAGCTCAGAACGTAGCCCAGCAGCTGGAGCGTCGCGTTATGTTCCGTCGCGCTATGAAGCGCGTCGTACAGAACGCCATGCGTCAGGGCGCCGAAGGTATCAAGATCCAGGTCGGTGGTCGTCTGGGCGGTGCAGAAATCGCGCGTACTGAATGGTACCGCGAAGGTCGTGTGCCTCTGCACACTCTGCGTGCCGATATCGACTACGCAACCTACGAAGCCTCCACTACCTACGGCATCATCGGTGTGAAGGTTTGGATCTTTAAAGGCGAAGTGATCGGTGGCGAAGAAGCCGCTGAGAAGAAGTCAGCAACTAATTAA
- the rplE gene encoding 50S ribosomal protein L5: MATLQDKYKNEIAAQLKEELGLDNVMEVPRITKITLNMGVGEALGDKKVLEAAVADMEKISGQKAVVTKARKSIAGFKVREGWPIGCKVTLRSERMYEFLDRLISIAIPRIRDFRGISPKSFDGRGNFAMGVTEQIIFPEIDYDKVDALRGMDITITTTARTDDEGRALLRAFNFPLKG; the protein is encoded by the coding sequence ATGGCAACTTTGCAAGACAAGTACAAGAACGAGATCGCAGCTCAGCTGAAAGAAGAGCTGGGTCTGGATAACGTGATGGAAGTTCCCCGCATCACCAAGATCACCCTGAACATGGGTGTTGGTGAAGCACTGGGCGACAAGAAGGTTCTGGAAGCCGCTGTTGCTGACATGGAGAAGATCTCCGGTCAGAAAGCAGTAGTGACCAAGGCGCGTAAATCAATCGCGGGCTTTAAAGTTCGTGAAGGTTGGCCCATCGGTTGTAAGGTAACTCTGCGCTCTGAGCGTATGTATGAGTTCCTGGATCGTCTGATCAGCATCGCGATTCCCCGTATCCGTGACTTCCGTGGCATCAGCCCGAAGTCGTTTGACGGCCGCGGTAATTTCGCAATGGGTGTGACTGAACAGATCATCTTCCCTGAAATTGATTACGACAAGGTAGATGCCCTGCGCGGCATGGATATCACTATCACTACCACTGCTCGTACGGACGATGAAGGCCGCGCTCTGCTGCGTGCTTTCAACTTCCCCCTGAAAGGTTAA
- the rpsN gene encoding 30S ribosomal protein S14, which yields MAKKSMIARENKRARLVAKYAQKRATLKAIIADVNASDEEKWDAQIALQKLPRDASPVRQQRRCQLTGRPHAVYRKFGLSRNKLREAAMRGDVPGLVKASW from the coding sequence ATGGCTAAGAAATCTATGATTGCGCGTGAAAACAAGCGTGCACGTCTGGTAGCTAAGTACGCTCAGAAGCGCGCCACTCTGAAAGCGATCATCGCTGATGTGAACGCCTCTGACGAAGAGAAGTGGGACGCCCAGATCGCCCTGCAGAAGCTGCCCCGTGACGCCAGCCCGGTTCGCCAGCAGCGTCGCTGCCAGCTCACCGGCCGTCCCCACGCGGTATATCGTAAGTTTGGCCTGAGCCGTAACAAGCTGCGTGAAGCAGCGATGCGCGGTGATGTGCCTGGCCTGGTTAAAGCCAGCTGGTAA
- the rplF gene encoding 50S ribosomal protein L6, whose protein sequence is MSRVANNPVSLPSGVEVKIDGRDLSVKGSKGTLAISLVEGVQVSQDDNVLTIAYDEKNKAMAGTTRALVNNMVKGVSEGWEKKLVLNGVGYRAKASGKSVNLTVGLSHPVDYQLPEGVSAETPSQTEIVVKGIDKQAVGQAAAEIRSYRPPEPYKGKGIRYADEYVRRKEAKKK, encoded by the coding sequence ATGTCTAGAGTCGCAAATAATCCGGTATCACTGCCGAGCGGCGTAGAGGTCAAGATCGATGGTCGCGACCTCTCCGTTAAGGGCAGTAAAGGTACCCTGGCCATTTCACTGGTCGAAGGTGTACAGGTATCTCAGGATGACAACGTCTTGACCATTGCCTACGACGAGAAGAACAAAGCTATGGCTGGCACTACTCGCGCGCTGGTAAACAACATGGTCAAGGGCGTCAGCGAAGGCTGGGAGAAGAAGCTGGTACTCAACGGTGTTGGTTACCGTGCCAAAGCTTCCGGCAAGTCAGTCAACCTGACCGTGGGCCTGTCCCACCCTGTAGATTATCAACTGCCCGAAGGCGTTTCTGCGGAAACTCCCAGCCAGACCGAGATCGTGGTCAAGGGCATCGACAAGCAGGCCGTAGGCCAGGCAGCTGCCGAGATCCGCAGCTACCGTCCGCCGGAGCCTTACAAGGGTAAAGGTATTCGCTACGCCGACGAGTATGTCCGTCGTAAAGAAGCCAAGAAAAAGTAG
- the rpsD gene encoding 30S ribosomal protein S4 — protein sequence MARYIGPKCKLSRREGTDLFLKSGVRALESKCKAETQPGQHGARRGRLSDYGVQLREKQKVRRIYGVLEKQFRNYYKEAARLKGATGENLLQLLESRLDNVVYRMGFGSTRSEARQLVAHKAILVNGQVVNIASYQVKAGDVVSLREKAKKQLRVQSALALAAQRGEPEWIEVNSDKLEGTFKSVPDRADLSSEINENLIVELYSK from the coding sequence ATGGCTCGATATATTGGACCCAAGTGCAAGCTCTCCCGTCGTGAAGGAACTGACCTGTTCCTGAAAAGCGGTGTGCGCGCACTCGAAAGCAAGTGTAAAGCAGAAACCCAGCCCGGCCAGCACGGCGCCCGTCGCGGCCGCCTGTCTGACTACGGTGTACAGCTGCGTGAAAAGCAGAAAGTACGTCGTATCTACGGTGTTCTGGAAAAGCAATTCCGCAACTACTACAAGGAAGCCGCCCGCCTGAAAGGCGCCACCGGCGAAAACCTGCTGCAGCTGCTGGAATCTCGTTTGGATAATGTTGTTTACCGCATGGGCTTCGGCTCTACCCGCTCTGAAGCGCGCCAGCTGGTAGCGCACAAAGCGATCCTGGTAAACGGCCAGGTAGTGAACATTGCTTCCTACCAGGTAAAAGCAGGTGATGTTGTGTCCCTGCGTGAAAAGGCCAAGAAGCAGCTGCGCGTCCAGTCTGCCCTGGCCCTGGCTGCCCAGCGCGGCGAACCCGAGTGGATCGAAGTTAACTCTGACAAGCTGGAAGGTACTTTCAAGTCTGTACCCGATCGTGCAGATCTCTCCAGCGAGATCAACGAAAACCTGATCGTCGAGCTTTACTCCAAGTAA
- the rplV gene encoding 50S ribosomal protein L22, giving the protein MEVAARLKGARISAQKARLVADQVRGKPVEEALNLLEFSNKKAAHIVKKVLDSAIANAENNEGADVDELKVSTVFVDEGMTMKRLRPRAKGRADRILKRSCHITVKVADGEG; this is encoded by the coding sequence ATGGAAGTTGCAGCAAGACTGAAAGGCGCGCGAATTTCTGCGCAGAAAGCCCGTCTGGTCGCTGACCAGGTCCGCGGCAAGCCTGTGGAAGAAGCGCTTAACCTGCTGGAATTCAGCAATAAAAAGGCAGCTCACATTGTCAAGAAGGTTCTTGACTCTGCGATCGCCAATGCTGAAAACAACGAAGGTGCAGATGTAGACGAACTGAAAGTCTCTACTGTCTTCGTTGACGAAGGTATGACTATGAAGCGCCTGCGTCCCCGTGCTAAGGGCCGCGCAGACCGAATTTTGAAGCGTAGCTGTCACATTACTGTGAAAGTTGCAGACGGCGAAGGCTAA
- the rpmJ gene encoding 50S ribosomal protein L36, translated as MKVRASVKKICRNCKVVRRNGVVRVICNTDPRHKQRQG; from the coding sequence ATGAAAGTACGTGCATCAGTAAAGAAGATCTGCCGCAACTGTAAGGTTGTGCGCCGCAACGGTGTGGTGCGGGTAATCTGCAACACCGATCCGCGTCACAAGCAGCGCCAGGGTTAA
- the rplP gene encoding 50S ribosomal protein L16, protein MLQPKRTKFRKTQKGRNRGLAHRGSKVSFGEYGLKATGRGRITARQIEAARRAMTRHIKRGGKIWIRVFPDKPITGKPLEVRQGKGKGNVEYWVAQVQPGKVLYEVQGVSEELAREAFELAAAKIPVATTFVKRSVM, encoded by the coding sequence ATGCTTCAACCAAAGCGTACAAAATTTCGCAAAACTCAGAAGGGTCGTAACCGCGGCCTGGCCCATCGCGGCAGCAAAGTGAGCTTTGGCGAATACGGTTTGAAAGCGACAGGTCGCGGCCGCATTACTGCGCGTCAGATCGAAGCGGCTCGTCGTGCCATGACTCGTCACATTAAGCGTGGCGGTAAAATCTGGATTCGTGTCTTCCCGGACAAGCCTATTACAGGTAAGCCTCTGGAAGTACGTCAGGGTAAAGGTAAAGGTAACGTTGAATACTGGGTAGCCCAGGTTCAGCCCGGCAAAGTACTTTACGAAGTGCAGGGCGTATCTGAAGAGCTGGCGCGTGAAGCGTTCGAGCTGGCTGCTGCCAAGATTCCGGTTGCCACAACATTTGTTAAACGGTCGGTGATGTGA
- the rpsQ gene encoding 30S ribosomal protein S17, with translation MSAAEKRTRTATGRVVSNKMDKTIVVLVERRVKHPVYGKYITRSSKIHAHDENNQCGIGDTVTVAESRPISKSKTWKLVEVVESAAAV, from the coding sequence ATGTCAGCTGCAGAAAAACGTACACGGACGGCAACTGGTCGAGTTGTCAGCAACAAGATGGACAAGACCATTGTTGTACTGGTCGAGCGTCGGGTTAAGCACCCGGTATACGGCAAGTACATCACTCGTTCGTCCAAAATCCATGCGCACGATGAAAACAACCAGTGCGGCATCGGTGACACAGTAACTGTTGCCGAGTCTCGCCCGATTTCCAAGAGCAAGACCTGGAAGCTGGTAGAAGTAGTAGAGAGCGCCGCCGCGGTTTAA
- the rpsH gene encoding 30S ribosomal protein S8: protein MSMQDPLSDMLTRIRNAQMAGKTGVEMPGSKLKAAVANVLKEEGYIADFNATNDSGKPRLAIELKYYQGKPVIAEIDRISRPGLRNYAGKDEMPSVRGGLGVAIVSTSKGVMTDRAARAAGVGGEVLCTVF, encoded by the coding sequence ATGAGCATGCAAGATCCGCTGTCAGATATGCTGACCCGTATTCGCAACGCCCAGATGGCTGGCAAGACTGGTGTAGAAATGCCCGGTTCCAAGCTGAAGGCTGCTGTTGCAAACGTGCTGAAGGAAGAGGGTTACATCGCTGACTTCAACGCAACCAACGATTCCGGCAAGCCCCGCCTGGCCATTGAGCTGAAGTACTACCAGGGCAAGCCTGTTATCGCTGAAATCGATCGCATCAGCCGTCCCGGTCTGCGCAACTACGCAGGCAAGGATGAAATGCCCTCCGTTCGCGGTGGCCTGGGCGTTGCAATCGTGTCCACCTCCAAGGGTGTGATGACTGATCGCGCTGCGCGCGCTGCCGGTGTCGGCGGTGAAGTGCTGTGCACAGTATTCTGA
- the secY gene encoding preprotein translocase subunit SecY, translating into MAGQAPSVNKAGMGELFARLRFVLLAIIVYRIGTHIPVPGIDPNQLQALFNQNQGTILGLANMFSGGALERMSILALGIMPYISASIIMQLMAAVTPQLEQLKKEGESGRRKISQYTRYLTVVLAIIQATGMTVGMANQGMSYDTSMLFYVIAITSLVTGAVFMMWLGEQITEKGVGNGISLLIFAGIVAGLPAAIGQSLEQARQGELNILLLLGILAFAIVMIFAIIFIERGQRRITVNYAKRQQGRKMYQAQSSHLPLKVNMAGVIPAIFASSILLFPASIAQWFGSGDGADWLQDLAVAIGPGQPLNILLFTVFIVFFCFFYTALMFNPSEVADNLKRSGAFVPGIRPGQQTANYIDGVLTRLTVFGSAYIAIVCLIPQFLVVTANVPFYLGGTSLLIVVVVVMDFMAQVQSHLMSHQYDSVMKKANLKNIGSSGRVR; encoded by the coding sequence ATGGCGGGACAGGCGCCCTCAGTAAATAAGGCAGGCATGGGCGAGCTTTTTGCTCGCCTTCGTTTTGTCTTACTGGCAATTATCGTTTATCGGATCGGGACTCATATTCCCGTTCCGGGAATTGACCCCAACCAGCTGCAGGCACTGTTCAACCAGAACCAGGGAACCATCCTTGGTCTGGCCAACATGTTCTCCGGTGGCGCCCTGGAACGTATGTCGATCCTGGCGCTGGGCATCATGCCTTACATCTCTGCATCGATCATTATGCAATTGATGGCGGCAGTCACGCCCCAACTGGAGCAGCTGAAGAAAGAAGGCGAGTCTGGCCGCCGTAAAATCAGCCAGTACACGCGCTACCTGACAGTAGTGCTGGCTATTATCCAGGCCACTGGTATGACCGTGGGTATGGCCAATCAGGGAATGAGCTACGACACATCGATGTTGTTCTATGTGATCGCAATCACTTCTCTGGTAACCGGCGCAGTCTTCATGATGTGGCTCGGTGAGCAGATTACAGAAAAGGGCGTAGGTAACGGTATCTCACTGTTGATCTTCGCCGGTATCGTAGCGGGCCTGCCCGCGGCGATCGGCCAGTCTCTGGAGCAAGCGCGCCAGGGCGAGCTGAACATTCTGCTGCTGCTGGGCATTCTGGCATTCGCGATTGTGATGATCTTTGCGATTATCTTCATCGAGCGTGGCCAGCGTCGCATCACGGTGAACTACGCCAAGCGCCAGCAAGGCCGCAAGATGTACCAGGCGCAGAGCTCGCATCTGCCCCTGAAGGTGAACATGGCGGGTGTTATCCCGGCTATTTTCGCCAGCAGCATCCTGCTGTTCCCGGCGTCTATTGCCCAGTGGTTTGGCTCGGGTGATGGCGCAGACTGGCTGCAAGACCTTGCCGTGGCGATTGGCCCCGGCCAGCCGCTGAACATTTTGTTGTTCACGGTGTTTATTGTGTTCTTCTGCTTCTTCTATACGGCGTTGATGTTTAACCCGTCAGAAGTAGCTGACAACCTGAAGCGGTCCGGTGCATTCGTACCTGGTATTCGCCCCGGTCAGCAGACCGCCAATTACATTGACGGCGTGCTGACTCGACTGACGGTATTTGGCTCGGCGTATATCGCCATTGTGTGTCTGATTCCTCAGTTCCTGGTAGTAACAGCCAACGTGCCGTTCTACCTTGGCGGCACCTCACTGTTGATTGTGGTTGTCGTTGTAATGGACTTTATGGCCCAGGTGCAGAGTCACCTGATGTCTCACCAGTACGATTCGGTGATGAAAAAGGCCAACCTGAAAAATATTGGTAGTTCCGGTCGCGTTCGCTAA
- the rpsM gene encoding 30S ribosomal protein S13 codes for MARIAGVNIPDNKHAVISLTYIYGVGRTTAKELCAATGVAENAKIGDLSEEDMDALRGKVAEMTVEGDLRREVSMNIKRLMDLGCNRGLRHRRSLPLRGQRTKTNARTRKGPRKPIRK; via the coding sequence ATGGCTCGTATTGCCGGTGTCAACATACCTGATAACAAGCACGCTGTTATCTCACTGACTTACATCTACGGTGTAGGTCGCACCACTGCCAAGGAACTGTGCGCCGCTACTGGTGTTGCAGAGAACGCCAAGATCGGCGATCTGTCCGAGGAAGACATGGATGCACTGCGTGGCAAAGTAGCTGAGATGACCGTCGAGGGTGACCTGCGTCGGGAAGTCTCCATGAACATCAAGCGTTTGATGGACCTGGGCTGCAACCGCGGCCTGCGTCACCGTCGCAGCCTGCCGCTGCGCGGGCAACGCACCAAGACCAATGCGCGTACCCGTAAGGGCCCGCGTAAGCCGATTCGCAAGTAA
- the rpmD gene encoding 50S ribosomal protein L30, which produces MAKAMIKVTQVKSTNGRLKNHKACVAGLGLRRIGHTVEVEDTPSVRGMINKVNYLVRVED; this is translated from the coding sequence ATGGCAAAAGCAATGATCAAAGTTACCCAGGTTAAGAGCACCAACGGTCGCCTGAAGAACCACAAGGCGTGCGTTGCTGGCCTCGGCCTGCGTCGTATTGGTCATACCGTAGAAGTGGAAGACACTCCTTCCGTTCGCGGCATGATCAACAAAGTTAACTACCTGGTACGGGTTGAGGACTAA
- the rplX gene encoding 50S ribosomal protein L24 has translation MLKIKRDDEVIILAGKDKGKRGKVRKVLDNDKLIVAGINMIKKHTKPNPQAGVAGGIVEKEAPIQVSNVAIFNPATGKADRVGFKVEGDTKTRIFKSSGEAIS, from the coding sequence ATGTTGAAGATCAAGCGCGATGACGAAGTGATTATCCTGGCCGGCAAGGACAAGGGTAAGCGCGGCAAGGTTCGCAAGGTACTGGATAACGACAAGCTGATTGTCGCTGGTATCAACATGATTAAGAAGCACACCAAGCCCAACCCCCAGGCGGGAGTTGCCGGCGGTATCGTGGAAAAAGAAGCGCCCATCCAGGTTTCTAACGTGGCGATCTTCAACCCTGCGACCGGCAAGGCTGATCGTGTTGGCTTCAAGGTCGAAGGCGACACCAAGACTCGTATCTTTAAATCCAGCGGCGAAGCGATCAGCTAA